The window GCGCGTCCTCGCGAGGCACGCAGGTCCAGGAATCTCGGCTCCCTCCATTCCCGACTCCGGGTAGCCTTGCCACGTGCAGCCTGACAGTTCGGCGAAACTCCAGAAGGCGGAAGAATTCCTGACCGTTGCTGATACCGCGCTGAGCTGCGACTTCTTTGACGCCGCCATCAGCCTCTCCGTCTCGGCAGCCATCAATGGCGCAGACGTTCTATGCATTGAGGTCCTGGGAAGGTATTCCACCGGAAAGAGTCACGACGAAGCCTTCTCACTCTTACGTCAATGCGGAGTTGCCGGAACAGCCGTCTCCCGACAACTTCAGAAAGCACTGAAACTAAAGTCGAAATCGCAATACTCCACCGCTCGATGCCGAAGAAGGGAAGCAGAGGAAACTTACAAGCATGCGGAACGATTGATTGACACGATTAAAACCT is drawn from Streptomyces liliifuscus and contains these coding sequences:
- a CDS encoding HEPN domain-containing protein codes for the protein MQPDSSAKLQKAEEFLTVADTALSCDFFDAAISLSVSAAINGADVLCIEVLGRYSTGKSHDEAFSLLRQCGVAGTAVSRQLQKALKLKSKSQYSTARCRRREAEETYKHAERLIDTIKTWIQQNKR